A genomic segment from Cricetulus griseus strain 17A/GY chromosome 8, alternate assembly CriGri-PICRH-1.0, whole genome shotgun sequence encodes:
- the Parp11 gene encoding protein mono-ADP-ribosyltransferase PARP11 isoform X4 translates to MKQMNLVTGKQRLIKRAPFSISAFSYICENEAIPMPTHWENVNTEVPYQLVSLQNQTHEYNEVASLFGKTMDRNRIKRIQRIQNLDLWEFFCRKKAQLKKKRGVPQINEQMLFHGTSSEFVEAICIHNFDWRINGVHGAVFGKGTYFARDAAYSSRFCKDDIKHGNTFQIHGVSVQQRHLFRTYKSMFLARVLIGDYINGDSKYMRPPSKDGSYVNLYDSCVDDTWNPKIFVVFDANQIYPEYLIDFH, encoded by the exons TTACATCTGTGAAAATGAGGCCATCCCCATGCCCACACACTGGGAGAACGTGAATACCGAAGTTCCCTACCAG CTAGTCTCCCTGCAGAACCAAACGCATGAGTATAATGAAGTTGCCAGTCTCTTTGGGAAAACAATGGATCGGAACCGAATTAAAAGGATTCAAAGGATTCAAAACTTAGACTTGTGGGAGTTCTTTTGCAG GAAAAAGGCTCAGCTCAAGAAGAAGAGAGGTGTCCCTCAGATCAATGAGCAAATGCTGTTTCATGGCACCAGCAGTGAATTTGTGGAAGCAATTTGCATTCACAACTTTGATTGGAGAATCAATGGTGTACATGGCGCTGTGTTTGGCAAAG GAACCTATTTCGCTAGAGATGCTGCGTACTCCAGTCGTTTCTGCAAAGATGACATCAAGCATGGTAACACCTTCCAGATTCATGGGGTCAGCGTGCAGCAGCGACACCTGTTCAGAACCTATAAATCCATGTTTCTTGCTCGAGTGCTAATTGGGGATTACATAAATGGAGACTCCAAATACATGAGACCTCCTTCCAAAGACGGGAGCTATGTGAATTTGTATGACAGCTGTGTGGATGACACCTGGAACCCAAAGATCTTTGTGGTGTTTGATGCCAACCAGATCTACCCCGAGTACTTGATAGACTTTCACTGA